One window of the Labilibaculum sp. genome contains the following:
- a CDS encoding DUF3109 family protein → MLQIGKAIVSLDVIEKKFICDISKCCGACCVEGDSGAPLEEEEKLIIEEIYPVIEEYLTEKGIEEIEKQGKTVIDSDGDLVTPIINNKECVYTVFENGSAQCGIEKAFFDGKINFRKPISCQLYPIRIQKYEEFDAVNYNKWDICKPARELGFKNGTPVYVFLKEPLIRKYGEEWYKELQYAAEHIDEIMKKM, encoded by the coding sequence GTGTTACAGATAGGAAAAGCCATAGTAAGTTTAGACGTGATTGAAAAGAAATTTATATGTGATATTTCGAAATGTTGCGGGGCTTGTTGTGTAGAGGGAGATTCGGGTGCCCCATTAGAGGAAGAAGAGAAGCTGATTATTGAGGAGATTTATCCTGTTATAGAAGAGTATCTTACCGAAAAAGGCATTGAAGAAATTGAAAAACAAGGTAAGACTGTAATCGATTCGGATGGTGATTTGGTAACACCTATCATTAACAATAAAGAATGTGTTTATACGGTTTTTGAAAATGGATCGGCACAATGTGGTATCGAAAAAGCTTTTTTCGATGGTAAAATAAACTTTCGCAAACCAATTTCATGTCAGTTATACCCAATTCGAATTCAGAAATATGAAGAGTTTGATGCGGTGAATTATAACAAATGGGATATTTGCAAACCTGCCAGAGAATTGGGATTTAAAAATGGAACACCGGTTTATGTTTTCTTAAAAGAACCATTAATCAGAAAATATGGTGAAGAATGGTATAAAGAGCTTCAGTATGCAGCTGAACACATTGATGAAATCATGAAAAAAATGTAG
- a CDS encoding S41 family peptidase has protein sequence MKFSILNKYSLVVILASLFLSCSDDNNILPRSGNDKSAYEIIDKTMQEWYLWNEDLPDISSANYSSANDYFEALLADQDRWSYIANLDELLAYFENGTYTGYGLSFKFDNINDLRVKLIFDESPLAAEGVTRGWKLVNINQLAISNLREEQILNELDKSSGTFIFENNAGEQKEITASQKVLDQNTVLKRTMIEGTQVAYLAFDSFLNKSEEELNEAFTYFKEQNAKELVLDLRYNGGGSTYISNQLADLITGNAYAGKVYSKVFHNNSKTSENFPDAFVKQNAAYGFERVFVITTSGTASASEMVINGLKPYLGKENVILIGSKTHGKPVGMYVFEEKALNLAIVPISFSITNANDEGGYFDGIPVNYEISDDLSHDFGDIDESNLHAALEYIKNEKFPVITAAKALSTNEREFKKKGLEELIDAF, from the coding sequence ATGAAATTCTCAATTCTCAATAAATATTCACTTGTAGTAATTCTGGCATCCTTATTTCTATCGTGTAGTGATGACAATAATATATTGCCACGATCGGGCAATGATAAATCGGCTTACGAAATCATTGATAAAACGATGCAGGAGTGGTATTTGTGGAATGAAGATTTACCGGATATTAGTTCAGCCAATTACTCATCGGCAAACGACTATTTTGAAGCACTGCTTGCTGATCAAGATCGATGGAGCTATATAGCCAACCTTGATGAATTACTAGCTTATTTTGAGAATGGCACCTACACAGGTTATGGTTTATCCTTCAAATTTGACAACATTAATGATTTAAGAGTAAAACTTATATTTGATGAATCACCTTTGGCTGCAGAAGGAGTTACACGCGGATGGAAATTGGTAAACATTAACCAATTGGCAATTTCAAACCTAAGGGAAGAACAAATATTAAATGAACTTGACAAATCGAGCGGAACCTTCATTTTTGAAAATAATGCCGGCGAGCAAAAAGAAATCACCGCTTCTCAAAAGGTACTTGATCAAAATACAGTATTAAAAAGAACGATGATTGAAGGAACTCAAGTTGCCTATCTGGCATTTGACAGCTTTTTAAACAAATCGGAAGAAGAATTAAACGAAGCCTTCACCTATTTTAAAGAACAAAATGCAAAAGAACTTGTATTGGATTTAAGATACAACGGAGGTGGCAGTACTTACATATCCAACCAATTGGCAGATTTAATAACCGGCAATGCGTATGCTGGTAAAGTTTACTCAAAAGTATTTCACAACAATTCAAAAACAAGTGAAAATTTCCCTGATGCATTTGTAAAACAGAATGCAGCCTATGGTTTCGAAAGAGTCTTCGTAATTACCACGTCCGGAACTGCTTCGGCAAGCGAGATGGTTATTAATGGATTAAAACCATACTTGGGCAAAGAAAATGTGATTCTGATAGGAAGCAAAACACACGGAAAACCAGTTGGCATGTACGTATTTGAGGAGAAAGCTTTGAATTTGGCCATTGTGCCAATTAGTTTTTCCATCACCAATGCAAATGACGAAGGCGGCTATTTTGATGGCATTCCGGTTAACTATGAAATATCTGACGATTTAAGTCATGACTTTGGGGATATTGATGAATCAAATCTGCATGCTGCGCTGGAATATATTAAGAATGAGAAATTCCCAGTTATAACTGCTGCAAAAGCTTTATCAACAAACGAACGGGAATTCAAGAAAAAAGGATTGGAAGAGCTGATTGATGCTTTCTAA
- the gpmI gene encoding 2,3-bisphosphoglycerate-independent phosphoglycerate mutase encodes MTNNKKALLMILDGWGIGDKSNSDVISSVPTPYMDSLLAKYPNSQLQAAGRFVGLPDGQMGNSEVGHLNIGAGRVVYQDLVKINMAVEQDTLKENEQVIKAFTYAKENGKKVHLIGLIGNGGVHSLSSHAIALCDAAQAFGLKDVFVHGLTDGRDTDPKSGLGFVKEFVEAIETTGSAKFASLIGRYYGMDRDSNWERVKLAYDLYTKGEGVSASNVVAAMEESYAEGVTDEFIKPIVMVDATGAPLAIIEKGDVVICFNFRTDRLRQMTTVFTQEDKREFGMHTMDVEWYTMTCYNANFKGVNVIYDKDNVQNTMGEVVSKAGKKQIRIAETEKYAHVTFFFSGGREAEFEGERRLMVPSPKVATYDLQPEMSAPAVADMITAELNAQSADFVCLNFANGDMVGHTGVYEAISKAVQAVDKCVEQVVEAAKANGYDVIIIADHGNADFAVNADGSPNTAHSLNPVPCIWVTENSKGIENGILADVAPTLLDIMGIEKPADMTGKSLIK; translated from the coding sequence ATGACAAATAATAAAAAAGCTTTATTGATGATCCTTGACGGATGGGGGATCGGTGATAAATCAAATTCGGATGTAATTTCTTCGGTACCGACTCCATACATGGATAGCCTGTTGGCAAAATACCCAAACTCTCAATTACAGGCAGCAGGTAGATTTGTTGGTTTGCCGGACGGACAAATGGGGAATTCAGAAGTTGGACATTTAAATATCGGTGCCGGTCGTGTTGTTTATCAGGATTTGGTAAAAATAAACATGGCTGTAGAACAGGACACCCTTAAGGAAAATGAGCAGGTTATTAAAGCTTTTACTTATGCCAAAGAGAATGGTAAAAAAGTTCACCTGATTGGATTGATTGGTAATGGTGGTGTTCACTCATTAAGTTCTCATGCAATTGCTCTTTGCGATGCAGCACAAGCTTTTGGATTGAAAGATGTGTTTGTTCATGGATTAACCGATGGACGTGATACTGATCCTAAATCAGGATTAGGATTCGTAAAAGAATTTGTTGAAGCAATTGAAACTACCGGATCAGCAAAATTTGCATCTCTTATTGGCCGTTACTACGGAATGGATAGAGATAGTAACTGGGAACGCGTTAAGCTTGCTTACGATTTATATACTAAAGGTGAAGGTGTATCAGCTTCCAACGTTGTTGCAGCAATGGAAGAATCATATGCAGAAGGTGTTACTGATGAATTTATCAAGCCAATTGTAATGGTTGATGCCACAGGTGCTCCTCTTGCTATTATTGAAAAAGGTGATGTAGTTATCTGTTTTAATTTCCGTACTGATCGTTTGCGTCAAATGACAACTGTGTTCACTCAGGAAGACAAGCGTGAGTTCGGAATGCATACCATGGATGTAGAATGGTATACCATGACTTGCTACAATGCGAACTTTAAGGGAGTGAATGTAATCTATGATAAAGATAACGTTCAAAACACAATGGGTGAGGTTGTATCTAAAGCTGGAAAAAAACAGATTCGTATTGCTGAAACTGAAAAGTATGCTCACGTAACTTTCTTTTTCTCGGGTGGTAGAGAAGCTGAATTTGAAGGCGAAAGAAGATTAATGGTTCCATCTCCAAAAGTGGCAACTTACGATTTACAACCAGAAATGTCTGCTCCGGCAGTTGCCGATATGATTACTGCTGAATTGAATGCTCAATCGGCTGATTTTGTTTGTTTGAATTTCGCCAATGGCGACATGGTTGGTCATACAGGAGTTTATGAAGCAATTTCAAAAGCAGTTCAGGCTGTTGATAAATGTGTTGAGCAGGTTGTTGAGGCAGCAAAAGCAAATGGATATGATGTGATTATTATTGCAGATCATGGAAATGCTGATTTTGCAGTAAATGCCGACGGTTCTCCAAACACTGCACACTCTTTGAATCCGGTTCCTTGTATATGGGTGACTGAGAATTCCAAAGGAATTGAGAATGGTATTCTTGCTGATGTGGCTCCAACTTTATTGGATATCATGGGTATTGAAAAACCTGCAGATATGACTGGTAAATCTTTGATAAAATAG